The genomic window AGGTGGACTTCCTGGACGCGGGCTTCTTCCTGGAGGCCCCGGTGGCGCCCGGCATCAGCGTGGCGGCCTCGGCGCGGCGCTCCTACATCGACGCGCTGCTGCCGCTCGTGCTGCCGGAGGAGGAGGGGGAGACGCTCTCCATCGTGCCGCGCTACTGGGACTACCAGCTGCGCGTGGACTTCGGCGCGCGGAAGCAGGAGGGCCCCGAGCCCGCGGGGGGCCGCAGCACGGGCTCCATCATGGCGTTCGGCTCGGATGATCAGCTCACCCTGGTGTCCTCCGGCGAGAGCCAGGCGAACGACTTGTCCCTGGGCTCGCACACCCTGTTTCACCGAATCAAGGGTGACTGGACGTACCGGCGCGGCAACCTCACCTCCGTGTTCACGCCCTACGTGGGCATCGACAAGTACGACACGGAGATCGGCCGGGCCTACAAGGAGCGGGACACGGTCTACACGCTGGGGGCGCGCGAGACGGTGGCGCTGGAGCTGTCCTCCACGCTCACCGTGCGCACGGGCGTGGACGTGCTCTTCGAGCGGGGCCACTTCGACATCGAGGCCGAGGCGCCGCCGGGCTTCGAGTACGTGCCGTTTCCCGGCGCGGCGCCGGAGGCGGAGCGGCTGAAGGAGGTGCTCACGTTGCACGGCTTCGACGGGGCGCTGTTCCTGGAGTCGGACCACAAGGTGGGGGCCTTCACGCTCACGCCGGGGGTGCGCGCCAACCTCCAGCGCGTGGGGGGCCAGCGCAACCTGGCGTTGGATCCGCGGCTGTGGGCGCGGTACACGGCCAGCGAGCGCACGGCGCTCAAGGCCTCGGCGGGGCTCTACAGCCAGGCGCCGGAGACGCCCCGGTTCGCCTTCTTGCCGTACGGCAACCCGTCGCTGGGCTACCAGCGGGCGTTCCAGGCGAGCCTCGGGGTGGAGCAGCGCGTGCGGGACGGGCTCCAGGTGGACCTCACGGGCTTCTTCAACCGCCGCTACCAGAACGTGGTGTCCCCGGGCCAGGTGCTCACCCTGCCGGATGGCACCATTGTTCAGGAGCGCTTCAGCAACGAGGGGCTTGGCCGGGCGTACGGGCTGGAGCTGATGGTGAAGAAGGAGCGCACGTCCGCGACGGACAAGTGGCACGGCTGGCTGTCGTACACGCTGAGCCGCGCGGAGGACGGGCGCGAGGAGCCGCTGCCCATCATCCGCGACAGCGTCATCGACGGGGGCACGGGGGACGACGCGTATGGGCTGAGCCCGTGGGACCAGACGCACATCCTGACGCTGGTGGCGGGCTACGCGCTGGGCAACGGCTGGGAGCTGGGCGGGCGCTTCCGCTTCACGCGGGGCCGGCCGGTGACGCCGCTGGCGGGGGGGCCGGACCGCTACGGCGCGGATGGGAACTTCTACCAGCCCACCTATGGGCGGTACTTCTCCTCGCGCGCGGCCTCGTTCCAGCAGCTGGACATCCGCGTGGACAAGAGCTGGCGGATGGACCGGTGGACGCTCACGGCGTACCTGGATGTGCAGAACCTGGCCAACGCGAAGAACGCCGAGTTCGTCTTCAACGACTACCGGTACCGCGAGGAGTACGAGGTGCCAGGCATTCCGCTGCTCCCCGTGCTGGGTGTGAAAGGAAGCTTCTGAGATGAAGGCCCTGATGCGAAACGCGGCGCTCGTGCTGTGCCTGGGGGCGGTGGGGTGCGTGGACGTGGAGGACAAGCCCTCGCGGGTGCATGACTTCCGGGTGCTGGGGCTGGCCACGGAGCGGCCGGAGCTGATGGCGCCCACGTGCGAGGACACGGCCGAGGCGCGCGCGGCGTTCGCCGAGGAGGTGACGTTCCGGGCGCTGCTGGTGGATCCGGTGGGCGAGGGGCGGGCCATCCACTACACGCTGTGGGCGTGCGCGGATCCAGAGGACGAGACGTGCGCGGAGGCGGCGGACCGGGTGCCGCTGACGGAAGGGAGCACGAACGAGCGGGAGCTGGCGCTGCGGGTGCGGCTGGGGGACTTGACGGTGGCGGGCGGCACGCGGCTGCTGGAGCGGGTGCGGGAGAAGGACCCGTACAAGGGGCTGGGCGGGCTGCGGATGCCGCTGGTGCTGCACGCGCGGGCGGGGGAGGAGGAGGTGTACGCGCAGAAGCTGATGGTGTTCAACTGCCCGCGGGTGCCGGGCATGGTGGCCAACGTGCTGCCGGTGCTGCCGGGGCTGCTGCTGGAGGAGGCGGCGTGGGCGGCGGACGCGGTGCCGGAGCTGAAGGGCCGGGGGCCGTTCGTGGTGAAGGTGGCGGACCTGGCGGGGCTGCAGGAGGACTACGTGGTGCCGGGGCTGCGGCAGGAGTCGGTGTCGCTCCGGGAGGCGTGGCGGGTGTCGTGGCACACGACGCTGGGCGAGTTCACGCCGGAGGAGACGGGCGGCCTGGGGCTGGGAGACACGCCGGGGCGGCACCGCACGGAGTGGGAGCCTCCCGAGGAAGCGGACACCGCGCAGGACGTGCTCTTCTGGGCGGTGGTGAGGGACGGGCGGGGCGGGGAGTCCTGGGTGAGCCGCCGCGCGCACTGGTCGCCGTGAGGGGAGGGCGCGGCGGGGCGCCCGTTACTCCTCGATGGGGTAGAAGCCCTCGGTGCGGACGCGGGTGCCTGCGGCCTCGCGCTCGGCCTTCTTCTTGATGATGGCCTCGGCCAGCTTGTAGGCCCAGGTCACGGCGGCCTCGTTGGAGGCTTCCTCGGGCGTCTCCTTGCCGGAGCTGATGCGGGCCGAGAGGGCCTGCATGGCGATCCAGTCCATCAGGGTCAGGTCGGGAATCGCCGGGCTCGCGGTGAACTTCTGCTCGCTCATGGTCTTCTCGTGGTCTTCAGGGGGCTCGGATATCAGTTTATCAACCTGCGTTAAGTCCGGGCCCGGTGCAAATAATCTGCCCGTTCCCGAGTGAACCGTGCCTGCCGGGGTGTGGGGCAGGGGATTACCCCTCCTGGGGACGCGCTCCACATCCGGGGCAAGGCCTGGGTGATCCGCTGCTTGCCGTCCGAGTCCCTACGGCATCCCCTGCAAAGGCGTTGTCCCTTCGTTCAAGATGGCGAGGTAGCTGCGGTACGCGAAGACGCGGCCTCTCTTGCGTCCGGTCACTTCCTCCACGATGCCGAGATGCTCCAGGTCCGCAAGCGCCGCGTTCACCGTGGGGGCCGTCAGTCCGGTCCACTCGACGAGCCGGTTCGACGTGAGGTACGGGTGCGTCTGCAACAGCTCGTGCACCCGGAGCGCGGAATTGGCTCGCTCGCTGTCCGCCGTGATGCGCTCCCGGTCGCGCTTGAAGAGTTCGACGATGCGTGTGGCCGCCTCGAACGCCTGGTTCGCCGTCTCCTCAATGCCCTTGAGAAAGAATTCGAGCCACGCCTCCCAGGCACCTCGCTCGCGGACCTCCTGAAGCAGCCGGTAGTAATCGGCCCGGTGCGTCTTCAGGTAGAGACTCAGGTAGAGCAACGGCTTGCGGAGCACGTCCTGGACGCACAGATAGAGCGTTACGAGGAGGCGGCCGATGCGCCCGTTGCCGTCGAGGAACGGGTGGATGCTCTCGAATTGCACGTGCAGAAGTCCCGCTTTGATGAGGGTGGGCAGCCGGGACTGCTCTTCGTGCAGGAAGCTCTCCAGGGCGCCGAGGCATCCGTCGAGCTCTGTCACGGGGGGCGGAACGTACAGGGCATTTCCAGGCCGGGTGCCGCCGATCCAGTTCTGCGAACGGCGGAATTCACCCGGATCCTTCGTGCCTCCGCGTCCGCTTTGCAGCAACCGCGCGTGCATCTCGCGGATGAGCCGGAGCGAGAGTGGCAACTCCTTGAGCCGCTCGAGCCCGTACATCATGGCGTCGACGTAGTTGGAGACCTCCCGGATGTCGTCGATGGGCTGACCTTCCTGCGCCTCGGTCTCGAACCGGAGCAAGTCGGAGAGCGTCGACTGCGTTCCTTCAATCTGCGAGGAGAGCACCGCCTCCTTGCGCACGTACATGTAAAGGAACAGCTCCTGGCGCGGCAGGAGCATGGTGATTCCATCGAGGCGGCCCAGCGCCCGCTCGGCGAGGCTGAGCCGGTTCAGCAGTCCCAAGACGTCGATGGGCGGGACGGGAGGCAGGGGCGGCGGGACGAACGCCCGCACACGCTCCCCAGCGGCGGTGGTCTCCACGAACTGGCCCATTCGTGAGGGCGCAGAGGAGGTGTCAGTCATCCCCCTCAGCATTCGAACGGGCGCTATTTAAGTCAAATGGCTTTGGCTTAAATAGCGCTCATCCCAAGGAAAGCAGCCTTTAATAACCATTTTCCTTAATGATTTCAGTGGGTTAATTAAGAGATGTGAGCCCCGACACTCTTCCTCCTGAGACCCGGATTGGCTCCTGGCGCGTGGTGAGCCGACAGGGCCAGGGTTCCTATGGCGCCGTCTACAAGGTCGAGCCGGTGGCGGGGCCGCCGGGGGCCATGGCCTTGAAGCTGGCGCTGCACCACCGGGATCCCCGCTTCGAGCGGGAGGCGGAGATGCTCTCGCGCATCCGTCACCCGTCGGTGCCCCGGCTGTACGAGCGGGGCGGATGGGAGATGCCGGGCGGGGGCGTGTTCCCGTACCTGGTGATGGAGTGGGTGGAAGGCGTGTCGCTGTACGAGTGGGCCGCGCAGCAGCCGCGCACCTCGCGCCAGGTGATGAGGGTGCTGGCGCAGGTGGCCCGGGCGCTGGAGGCCACGCACGCGGAGGAAGGGGTGCACCGGGACGTGAAGGGGGACAACATCCGGGTGAGGACCGGGGATGGCCGAGCGGTGTTGATGGACTTCGGCTCGTGTACCTACCGGAGGGCGCCGGTGCTGACCTTCCAGCCCCCACCGCCGGGGACGCCGGAGTATTCCAGCCCCGAGTCGTTGCGCTTCCACTGGGAGCACCGCCACCAGCCCACGGTGCGCTACGAGGCCCTGCCAGCCGATGACCTGTACGCGCTGGGCATCACGGCGTACCGCCTCGTGGCGGGCCGGTATCCGCCTCCGGTGGAGCTGAAGGCGACGGAGGGCGGCTTCGAATTCGTCTCGCCAGGTTGGGTGGCGCCAGAGACGGGAGGCTCGCTGGCGCCGGAGCTGGCGGAAGTCATCCGCCAGCTGTTGAGCGGCGAGCCGCATGCGCGGGGCCGCACCGCAGAGGTGGCGCAGAGCCTGGAGCACGCGGAGAAGCGTGCCGGGCCTCATGCAGATCAGCCCATCGTCTCCAGGACGGAGCAGGCGCCTTCTCCACCCAAGGCACGGCGACGGACGTTCCCGTGGAAGCGGGGACTGGCCTGGGCGGCTGGAGTGGGTCTGGCCGTGAGCGTGGGGTGGTGGGGAGGACGGCTGTCGGTGGGGAGCACGCCGAGCGAGGCGCGGAGAGGGGATGGGGACAGGGTAGGGCTCGCGGAAGCATCGCTCCCGCCCACCCTGGATGGAGGGCTGCTGGCCTCTTCTCGGGCAGGGGTGGGGCTGGGAATGCCCAAGAAGCCCTTTCCAGGACAGCGCCGCCCTCCGTGCGGACAGCGGTATGAGAAGGAGATCAACGGAGGTTGCTGGTTGCTCCCCCGTGAAGCGCCGCAGCCTCCGTGTGGCGACAACGCATTTGATTGGCAGGGCGGTTGTTATGTCCCTGTTCTAGAGCTTCGCCGTCCCTCCACTTCGGAATGAACCGTGTTCAAAGAATCCTTCAAGGACAGGATGCCTTGGCAATGAAGAGACCCCGGGTTCTTCGTCGCCTGGGCGGACGCTGGGCCTGCCTCTTCCTCGTGTGGGCCATGAGCTGTACGCCGCAATCCAGCTCCGCTGCCCCTGCGCAAGGGAGCGCCTGGGCTCCAGATGCGGGAACCCCAGGGGCGCTGTCCGCCACCAGCCCCGGTGTCCCTGTGTCTGGCGGCGTGGCGCCTTCGGAGCTCGCGGGCGTTGTGAGGCTCTTCCCTCGTGGCGAGGTCACGGAGGTGGCAGGCCCTGCCTCCCTGCGAACCCGGTTGGGAGAACTGCTGCGGAGCATGCAGCCCGCGGCAGGCCAAGCGCCGCGCCAAGCCGTCTTCGTGGTGGACCGGTCCCTTCCTGAGAACCTGGCGCCGGCCCTGGAGTGGGCCTTGGCAGGGAACCGGGAGCAATTGGAGCAAGGAGGGGCGTTCGCCCTGGTGTCTTATGGGAACAGCGCTGGCGCATGGTCGGCGCAAGTCGAGACCCCTTTGGAAGAGGCACCGTATGCGCTGCTCAAGGCGGTCCGCCGGTTGCAGTGGGCTCCCGAGGGAAGTGGGCTCGGGGGAAGCGGGACCGCGCTTCAAGAGGTGATGCGTCTCGGCTGGCCGTCCGGAAGCAGCCCACACCTCGTGCTGCTCACCAGCGATGTGCCTCGGCCAGATCTCATTTCCTTCGGAGCGCCTCCCCCCGCATCGGCCGCGCAAACCTGGGAGGACATCGCGGCCTGGGCGCACAGAACGGGAGCGATCCTCCATGCGGTGAGGTGCCGTCTGGAACTGGCGGATGGGCGCGGCACGGACGTGGATGCGCCCCCTGCTCCCGGCATGCCGCTCGACGTGGCCTCGGGCCTTTTCTGGAAGGGCCGGCATGTCCAAGCCGGCTTCCCCAAGGCCCTGGAAGCCTCACTGCAAGCGGCCCTGGAGGCGTCCTCCGGCGCGGAGGGGCCCGTGGACGTGGTCCTCGCCATCGACTCCACGGGGCTCATGGGGGAGGCGCTGCGGCCCCTGGCGGGCGCGGCGGCCGTGCTGGAGCGCTTCGTGTCCGCCCCCGGACGCCGCCTCGCGCTCGTGCGCTGGGGGGACGGTGCGCCCAAGGTCAGGGTGAACTTCACGCCCCAGGCGAACACGGTCCGGCGTGCGCTCGCCGCTTGGCGGCCTGGCCGGCCGGGAGATCCACCGAAGGATGCCTTCTCGGCCATGGGGACCGCGATGAAGCTGGGGTGGAGGCCCGGCGCACGCAAGGCGGTGCTCGTGCTGACCGCGGCCCCCGTGAGTCCGGGCGCCGCTCGCAGTGCCGTGCTCGATTGGGCCGAGCGGGAAGGCGTCACCGTGACCTTCATCGAGCCCGTGGCGGAGCCTAGGGGACCTCCTTCCCCAGGACGGTGAATTTCCCCAGGCTGTCTTTGTCCACCAGGAACGTCCGCGCATCCTCCTGCACGTACACCGCGCGTGATTTTTTGGAATCACTTGCGTCGTGCAACTCATAGAGATGCCCAGCCTTGCCTGCCGTGGCGAACCCCTTCTTGGGGGTCACTTTGAAGCTGATCCCCGTCGCGCCCGCCAGGGTCACCCGGCGGTTGTTCGCGAAGAGCAGCGTGGACTTACCACCGCCCGGGGTGAACTCCTGCTCGAACCGATAATACTCGGAGGAAAACGGGGCAGCCACGGGAGCGGCCCGGGTGGCCAGGAGCCTGTAGTTGACATACCCCTTGTCGTAGGTGCTGTGGGTGGGAGCGAACTCGGGTTTGAATTCTTGCGTGAAATAGGCATACACGCTCGCATAGGTCTTGGTGTCGATGTACATGGTGACACCAAAGTTCGAGCCCACGCCCGGGGGGGCTCCAAAGACATCCAGCCCCAGATACGACGCCGCGGCAGCCATATAGGTATTGGAGCGGAACCGTGTGTCCATGAAGGCGCGCACGCGCTGGCGTGTCGTGCGCTCCGCGATCGTCCGGGTTTTCTCGGGGGGAACACGGTGGTTCATGTAGGTCGTGTTCACGAGGAAGTGCTGGTCTTCGCCAGCGGCCTTGTGCTTGTAGGCCTCCCGGACGAGGTTCATGTAATGGGTCGTGGCGCTGCAACCCCAGACATGCCAGCTCCCCGTGGGAGACATGGCATCCTTGAGGTGAGGCCAATTCACCCGATTGACGGGGTCGAAGTCCTTCTCGCGTGCATCGAAGTCGTCCGGATCCCGGGCGGGGCCCGTGCTGGTGTCCGCCGTGTTGAAGAGGATGGGCCCTCCGGGCCACGAGTGCGAGAAGATGCCCACTTCCTTGACCCGGCCTGGATCGGCGGCGCCGATGTCACTGAGGTACTGGTAGAGGTGGACCACGGAGACATCGGAGCCCGGAACGGGGCTGTGCTTGCTGCCGGCCTTGATGCCGGTGGCATCGCCGAAGCGAAAGACCCCGACCTCCAGCCACTCGCCTCCCACGGCGGGGACACACGTCTCGCGTGAGCGGCTGTCTGTCGAGAACAGTGTCACGGCGGTCCCCGCGTCCAGCGTTTTCTCCTTCCGCAATCCATCGCGGTAGTTCTGAGCGAAGATGCGGAAGCTGGTGCCCTTGCCCTCGTACTCGGTCCCGGTGATGAACACGAACTCGGCGGAAGGGTAGAGCGTCACGTTGAACCGGGTGCACCGGATCCCCTCCGTGGTTCCGGAGGTCTTGATTTCCGAGGCGAAGGCCAGGGTGGCCGCGGTTCGAGGGGACGGGGAGGTGACGAACTCTGTCTTGGTCTTCGCCTTCAAGAGCAGCGGCTGAACGACGGGAGACTTGCCGGGGGCCCGGACCAGGAGGGTCCATTTTCCTTCCGTGGGCGTGAGGGGGGCCAAGGCTTCATAGCGTCCATCCGCTTGGTGGGTATGCGTGGCGGCAATGGAGGCGAAGGGCCATTCGAGCGCGGTGAGCGCGCTGGAGGGCACGAGCGCCACCTGAGCGCCGCTCACCGCCGCGCCAGCACTGTCCACCACGGTGACAACCCATTCGTGGTCCATGCGCTAGATCTCCTGGATGTCTCCAGAGTCCCTCTCGGCCCGCGTGTCCTCGGGGGCCCTGCGGATGCTGGAGTGGATGGGGGGACTGGGCTCGTCCCGGGCCGTGAGCAGCTCCTCCAGGGAATGCTCCCAGACGAGCGTGCCCGCCAGGTCTCCTGCCCGCTGATGGCGAAGGAGGACGAGCGTCGTGTCTCCCCGCTGTGCCACGACGGTCAGCGTCTCCTGGCTGCCCCATTCACCGGCGGAGAGCCGGGCGAGTCCGTCCTCGCGGTGGGCGGTGCTCAAGGGGAACCGTTGAATCACGGTGTTGCCCTTGGACACGAGGATCCAGACGTCCTGGGACAGCTGCTCGACGACATCGCTGGCCCATTCGAGCGTCAGGGTGACACGGCTGCCGTCGACCGCGGTGCTCGGCGTGGAAGGGGCCTCGAGCGCGACGAGAACCCCCCGCTGGAATGCGTCGGCGAGACGTTTCTTGAGCGCTTCGGTGTAGGGACCTCGCGCGAAAGAGGAAGGCACGGGCCGCTCTCCCTCCAGGGACTCATCTATTTTTTGGAGGGCGAGGCGGTGCGATGCGAGCCAGCGCTCCAACATGTGGGTCGCGGCGAACGCGGACAGGCGGCGGTGGGCGTCCTTGGCCAATGGGTCGTACCAAGGAACGATGAGATGACGCGAAGCCGCGCTGAAAAGGCACCATTGGGCGTTGAGGGATGAGGGCATGAGAACGGGGCGCCTCCGATACTCCGCGATGACGCCAGTATACGGCTTGCAGGGGGCACCCGCGTAGCAGGGCCTGGCGGCCGTCATGACGGGGGCCACGCCACCTTCAGCCCCAAGGGGGCATGGCGCTGGGGGCAGTTCGTCCAGGTGCGCGAGCTGCTCCACGGCGGAACTTCGGGACGGCCTCCACAAGGGTGAGGCCGTAGCTGGATATCTTCATGGATTGGAGAGCGAAAGACTCGCGGCTACGCTCCGAAGGTGTGAACCCTGATAATTTTCCTGCCGGGACCCGGATTGGCTCCTGGCGCGTGGTGCGCCTTGAGGGCCAGGGCTCCTATGGCGCCGTCTACAAGGTCGAGCCGGTAGCGGGGCCGCTGGGGGCCATGGCCTTGAAGCTGGCGCTGCACCACCGGGATCCCCGCTTCGAGCGGGAGGCGGAGATGCTCTCGCGCATCCGTCACCCGTCGGTGCCCCGGCTGCACGAGCGGGGCGGGTGGGAGATGCCGGGCGGGGGCGTGTTCCCGTACCTGGTGATGGAGTGGGTGGAAGGCGTGTCCCTGTACGAGTGGGCTGCGCAGCAGCCGCGCACCTCGCGCCAGGTGATGAGGGTGCTGGCCCAGGTGGCCCGGGCACTGGAGGCCACACACGCGGAGGAAGGGGTGCACCGGGACGTGAAGGGGGACAACATCCGGGTGAGGACTGGGGATGGCCGCGCGGTGTTGATGGACTTCGGCTCGTGCACCTACCGGAGGGCGCCGGTGCTGACCTTCCAGCCCCCACCGCCGGGGACGCCGGAGTATTCCAGCCCCGAGTCGTTGCGCTTCCAGTGGGAGAAGCGCCACCAGCCTACGGCGCGCTACGAAGCCCTGCCAGCCGATGACCTGTACGCACTGGGCATCACGGCGTACCGGCTCGTGGCGGGCCGGTATCCGC from Stigmatella erecta includes these protein-coding regions:
- a CDS encoding TonB family protein: MSSNMKTRGVLAAASLLVSLPVLAEAPPPQQAEAPAATPQLTKAPTLVHAVEARYPAEAQAQGLTADVRLLVTLAEDGTVAEVTLAEPVANGFGEAALEAVRQFRFTPAEVDGVPAPVQVEYVYHFTLTPQAAPGEGTASQEAPKASATLTGQLISRGSRSRVAGATVRCGDDPEAPEATSDEEGRFTLQVTPGACEVRVIASNFQRYQTTETLKPNETAEVVFYLVPAGGAFETVVRSERPKKEVVRRTVSREEAQKTPGTFGDPVRVLQTLPGVARAPFIAGDLLVRGSNPGQTATLMDGVGIPILFHLLGGPSVVNAEFLDTLDFYPGGYGSQYGRAVGGVVDVTTRKGASDTLHGSVKVDFLDAGFFLEAPVAPGISVAASARRSYIDALLPLVLPEEEGETLSIVPRYWDYQLRVDFGARKQEGPEPAGGRSTGSIMAFGSDDQLTLVSSGESQANDLSLGSHTLFHRIKGDWTYRRGNLTSVFTPYVGIDKYDTEIGRAYKERDTVYTLGARETVALELSSTLTVRTGVDVLFERGHFDIEAEAPPGFEYVPFPGAAPEAERLKEVLTLHGFDGALFLESDHKVGAFTLTPGVRANLQRVGGQRNLALDPRLWARYTASERTALKASAGLYSQAPETPRFAFLPYGNPSLGYQRAFQASLGVEQRVRDGLQVDLTGFFNRRYQNVVSPGQVLTLPDGTIVQERFSNEGLGRAYGLELMVKKERTSATDKWHGWLSYTLSRAEDGREEPLPIIRDSVIDGGTGDDAYGLSPWDQTHILTLVAGYALGNGWELGGRFRFTRGRPVTPLAGGPDRYGADGNFYQPTYGRYFSSRAASFQQLDIRVDKSWRMDRWTLTAYLDVQNLANAKNAEFVFNDYRYREEYEVPGIPLLPVLGVKGSF
- a CDS encoding Fic family protein; this encodes MGQFVETTAAGERVRAFVPPPLPPVPPIDVLGLLNRLSLAERALGRLDGITMLLPRQELFLYMYVRKEAVLSSQIEGTQSTLSDLLRFETEAQEGQPIDDIREVSNYVDAMMYGLERLKELPLSLRLIREMHARLLQSGRGGTKDPGEFRRSQNWIGGTRPGNALYVPPPVTELDGCLGALESFLHEEQSRLPTLIKAGLLHVQFESIHPFLDGNGRIGRLLVTLYLCVQDVLRKPLLYLSLYLKTHRADYYRLLQEVRERGAWEAWLEFFLKGIEETANQAFEAATRIVELFKRDRERITADSERANSALRVHELLQTHPYLTSNRLVEWTGLTAPTVNAALADLEHLGIVEEVTGRKRGRVFAYRSYLAILNEGTTPLQGMP
- a CDS encoding serine/threonine-protein kinase produces the protein MSPDTLPPETRIGSWRVVSRQGQGSYGAVYKVEPVAGPPGAMALKLALHHRDPRFEREAEMLSRIRHPSVPRLYERGGWEMPGGGVFPYLVMEWVEGVSLYEWAAQQPRTSRQVMRVLAQVARALEATHAEEGVHRDVKGDNIRVRTGDGRAVLMDFGSCTYRRAPVLTFQPPPPGTPEYSSPESLRFHWEHRHQPTVRYEALPADDLYALGITAYRLVAGRYPPPVELKATEGGFEFVSPGWVAPETGGSLAPELAEVIRQLLSGEPHARGRTAEVAQSLEHAEKRAGPHADQPIVSRTEQAPSPPKARRRTFPWKRGLAWAAGVGLAVSVGWWGGRLSVGSTPSEARRGDGDRVGLAEASLPPTLDGGLLASSRAGVGLGMPKKPFPGQRRPPCGQRYEKEINGGCWLLPREAPQPPCGDNAFDWQGGCYVPVLELRRPSTSE
- a CDS encoding vWA domain-containing protein; translated protein: MRCRLELADGRGTDVDAPPAPGMPLDVASGLFWKGRHVQAGFPKALEASLQAALEASSGAEGPVDVVLAIDSTGLMGEALRPLAGAAAVLERFVSAPGRRLALVRWGDGAPKVRVNFTPQANTVRRALAAWRPGRPGDPPKDAFSAMGTAMKLGWRPGARKAVLVLTAAPVSPGAARSAVLDWAEREGVTVTFIEPVAEPRGPPSPGR
- a CDS encoding carboxypeptidase-like regulatory domain-containing protein, which translates into the protein MDHEWVVTVVDSAGAAVSGAQVALVPSSALTALEWPFASIAATHTHQADGRYEALAPLTPTEGKWTLLVRAPGKSPVVQPLLLKAKTKTEFVTSPSPRTAATLAFASEIKTSGTTEGIRCTRFNVTLYPSAEFVFITGTEYEGKGTSFRIFAQNYRDGLRKEKTLDAGTAVTLFSTDSRSRETCVPAVGGEWLEVGVFRFGDATGIKAGSKHSPVPGSDVSVVHLYQYLSDIGAADPGRVKEVGIFSHSWPGGPILFNTADTSTGPARDPDDFDAREKDFDPVNRVNWPHLKDAMSPTGSWHVWGCSATTHYMNLVREAYKHKAAGEDQHFLVNTTYMNHRVPPEKTRTIAERTTRQRVRAFMDTRFRSNTYMAAAASYLGLDVFGAPPGVGSNFGVTMYIDTKTYASVYAYFTQEFKPEFAPTHSTYDKGYVNYRLLATRAAPVAAPFSSEYYRFEQEFTPGGGKSTLLFANNRRVTLAGATGISFKVTPKKGFATAGKAGHLYELHDASDSKKSRAVYVQEDARTFLVDKDSLGKFTVLGKEVP